One Catenulispora sp. MAP5-51 DNA window includes the following coding sequences:
- a CDS encoding thioester domain-containing protein, whose translation MLKPTSSNGRRIAAAMFLGAASTAMVAGTAHADGVTGATVDPHYQHEGTVVMNDDPQAPTALIGLDVPGSDSTLWTYCIQQTVALNPHETYDEHAWSEEAERTGIDTQHLEGIKWILNNSFPQQKNLDQLGTEAGVNGSLSAEEAVEGTQAAIWTFADPQHKSRLDTDNEPDTKVVSLYNWLISQATGHMNDTAQPKAALGITQTSSAKPQAGAKVGFTLTSTPGASISVSLDAEKTGAKLVDAGGKAVTAHTTFKNGDVVYVQLPTTPATGQVSLSATSTVSGIEAGRVFLSHDGRKSQNLILAQAQSTPVSASADLAWTPATAPVTTPSSSPSTAPSSHPSSSTPSTPASTTPSTTPSSPTGGLAHTGAGNTVPLAGGAVALVAAGGGMMLYTRRTRKQGSHS comes from the coding sequence ATGCTGAAACCGACGTCCTCGAACGGACGGAGAATAGCCGCCGCCATGTTCCTCGGCGCGGCGTCCACCGCGATGGTGGCGGGCACGGCGCACGCCGACGGGGTCACCGGGGCGACGGTCGACCCGCACTACCAGCACGAGGGCACCGTCGTCATGAACGACGACCCGCAGGCGCCCACCGCGCTGATCGGCCTGGACGTGCCGGGCAGCGACAGCACACTGTGGACCTACTGCATCCAGCAGACCGTCGCGCTGAACCCGCACGAGACCTACGACGAGCACGCCTGGTCCGAGGAGGCGGAGCGGACCGGCATCGACACCCAGCACCTCGAGGGCATCAAGTGGATCCTGAACAACTCCTTCCCGCAGCAGAAGAACCTCGACCAGCTGGGGACCGAAGCCGGGGTCAACGGTTCGCTGAGCGCTGAGGAAGCCGTCGAGGGCACCCAGGCCGCGATCTGGACCTTCGCCGACCCGCAGCACAAGAGCCGGCTCGACACCGACAACGAGCCCGACACCAAGGTGGTCTCGCTCTACAACTGGCTGATATCCCAGGCCACCGGGCACATGAACGACACCGCCCAGCCCAAGGCCGCGCTCGGCATCACCCAGACCTCCAGCGCGAAGCCGCAGGCCGGCGCCAAGGTCGGGTTCACGCTGACCAGCACGCCCGGGGCGTCGATCTCGGTGAGCCTGGACGCCGAGAAGACCGGTGCCAAGCTCGTGGACGCCGGCGGCAAGGCCGTCACGGCGCACACCACGTTCAAGAACGGCGACGTGGTCTACGTCCAGCTGCCGACCACGCCGGCCACCGGCCAGGTCAGCCTCAGCGCGACCAGCACCGTCAGCGGCATCGAGGCCGGCCGGGTGTTCCTGAGCCACGACGGCCGCAAGTCGCAGAACCTGATCCTCGCGCAGGCGCAGAGCACCCCGGTGTCCGCGTCCGCCGACCTCGCGTGGACCCCGGCCACCGCCCCGGTCACCACGCCCAGCAGCTCGCCGTCGACAGCGCCGAGCTCACACCCCTCCAGCTCCACCCCGAGCACCCCCGCCTCGACCACCCCGAGCACCACCCCCTCCAGCCCCACCGGCGGCCTGGCGCACACCGGCGCCGGCAACACCGTCCCGCTGGCCGGCGGCGCGGTGGCGCTGGTCGCCGCGGGCGGCGGGATGATGCTGTACACCCGGCGCACGCGGAAGCAGGGGTCGCACTCCTGA
- a CDS encoding cell wall-binding repeat-containing protein — protein sequence MPNAASRRRAQAVMAGVFPVAVALVAASASASPAQADTQHHNTTNKILTDVHPTWATADKDRGAVPAAQQISTRVYLSGQDSAGLAALARAASDPNSPDYQHYLTPAQIQARFGATPAQVAAVQKWLTGSGLKVTSVTSDWIDALGDTAAVQRAFGTQIKDYQGTDGAVKYAASSSAVIPAEVADYVEGVSGLSQASVRVHADSAKANAANAADQNCSPYWGASTTTAWPAGANPGPTPLLPCSYTPKQLRDAYGVTKSGMTGKGATIAVVDWYGSSTMEADANRYATDNKDQPFAPGQYREVVDQSQWNNQDACGGTSGIAGEEALDVEMTHGLAPDANIVYVGANSCTDADLMAAEEKIVDQHLADVVSNSWGEIMHTTDGQDMDPSEIAAYDRIFQKGAAEGIGFDFSSGDCGDDDPANAANGGANCAADSARKQTEWPTSDAWVTSVGGTTLATDSSGNYAWEAAMGDHVGAAKQGDPAWRPVTGQKVPFSFYFGGGGGTSEDVPQPFYQAGVVPSSLANNLPSGQGTTRPMRTVPDVAMNGALASSVLVGMTGMSTPGVYGTGGMGGTSVAAPEFSALQADAKQAAGHALGFANPSLYALGGTSAFHDVTAHPAGQPQVLEGIHVSSKDATIGRLYRAGEDSSLVAAAGYDNATGLGSPADDYLSKVGAVAPLQPTAPNAPVVKRIAGADRYGTAINVSQASFPKAGSASAVVLATGETFPDALAGAPLANEKGGPLLLTPSKTADPAVIAEIHRVLAPGGKVYVLGGVNAVSDKVVSALGLSASQITRVSGQDRFSTSVAIAEQIGNPTGNVILATGDNFADALTAAPYSAIYGGGTGTPAAILLTDDRKLPAQVAGYVAGAHSVAAVGGQAVAAAAHLDNRDAGAQFVGWDRYGTASLVAGKFQAPKTVGVATGVQFADALTGAAMLGAAHSPLLLTNPVKLPDGTAATLHGFSAALAGGAVELFGGPVAVSDGVEAQVAKAVGGRVLR from the coding sequence ATGCCGAACGCCGCTAGCCGGCGGCGTGCGCAGGCCGTGATGGCGGGGGTCTTCCCCGTCGCCGTCGCGCTTGTCGCCGCGTCCGCGTCCGCCTCGCCCGCCCAGGCCGACACGCAGCACCACAACACCACGAACAAGATCCTGACTGACGTGCACCCGACCTGGGCGACGGCGGACAAGGACCGCGGGGCCGTGCCGGCCGCGCAGCAGATCAGCACCCGGGTGTACCTCTCCGGTCAGGACTCGGCCGGGCTGGCCGCGCTGGCGCGCGCCGCCTCCGACCCGAACAGCCCGGACTACCAGCACTACCTGACCCCGGCCCAGATCCAGGCGCGCTTCGGCGCCACGCCGGCCCAGGTCGCGGCGGTGCAGAAGTGGCTGACCGGCTCGGGCCTGAAGGTCACTTCGGTGACCAGCGACTGGATCGACGCCTTGGGCGACACCGCGGCCGTGCAGCGCGCCTTCGGCACCCAGATCAAGGACTACCAGGGCACCGACGGCGCCGTGAAGTACGCCGCCTCGTCCTCGGCGGTCATCCCGGCCGAGGTCGCCGACTACGTCGAGGGCGTCTCGGGCCTGTCGCAGGCCTCGGTGCGGGTGCACGCGGACTCGGCGAAGGCCAACGCGGCCAACGCCGCGGACCAGAACTGCTCGCCGTACTGGGGCGCGAGCACCACCACCGCGTGGCCGGCCGGTGCGAACCCCGGCCCGACGCCGCTGCTGCCGTGCTCGTACACGCCCAAGCAGCTGCGCGACGCCTACGGCGTGACCAAGTCCGGCATGACCGGCAAGGGCGCGACCATCGCCGTCGTCGACTGGTACGGCTCCTCGACGATGGAAGCCGACGCGAACCGGTACGCCACGGACAACAAGGACCAGCCCTTCGCGCCGGGTCAGTACCGCGAGGTCGTCGACCAGTCGCAGTGGAACAACCAGGACGCCTGCGGCGGCACCTCCGGCATCGCCGGCGAGGAGGCCCTCGACGTCGAGATGACGCACGGCCTGGCGCCGGACGCGAACATCGTCTACGTCGGCGCGAACTCCTGCACCGACGCGGACCTGATGGCCGCCGAGGAGAAGATCGTCGACCAGCACCTGGCGGACGTGGTCTCCAACTCCTGGGGCGAGATCATGCACACCACCGACGGCCAGGACATGGACCCGTCGGAGATAGCCGCCTACGACCGCATATTCCAGAAGGGCGCGGCCGAGGGCATCGGCTTCGACTTCTCCTCCGGCGACTGCGGCGACGACGACCCGGCCAACGCCGCCAACGGCGGCGCGAACTGCGCCGCGGACTCGGCCCGCAAGCAGACCGAGTGGCCGACCTCCGACGCGTGGGTCACCTCGGTCGGCGGCACCACGCTGGCCACCGACTCCTCGGGCAACTACGCCTGGGAAGCGGCGATGGGCGACCACGTCGGCGCCGCCAAGCAGGGCGACCCGGCCTGGCGTCCGGTCACCGGCCAGAAGGTCCCGTTCTCGTTCTACTTCGGGGGCGGCGGCGGCACCTCCGAGGACGTCCCGCAGCCGTTCTACCAGGCCGGCGTCGTGCCGTCCTCGCTGGCGAACAACCTGCCCAGCGGCCAGGGCACCACGCGTCCGATGCGGACCGTGCCGGACGTGGCGATGAACGGCGCGCTGGCCTCCTCGGTGCTGGTCGGCATGACCGGCATGAGCACCCCCGGCGTCTACGGCACCGGCGGCATGGGCGGCACCTCGGTGGCGGCTCCGGAGTTCTCCGCGCTGCAGGCCGACGCCAAGCAGGCCGCGGGCCACGCGCTGGGCTTCGCGAACCCGTCGCTGTACGCCCTCGGTGGTACCTCGGCGTTCCACGACGTCACCGCGCACCCGGCGGGCCAGCCGCAGGTGCTGGAGGGCATCCACGTCTCGTCCAAGGACGCGACCATCGGCAGGCTGTACCGGGCCGGCGAGGACTCCTCGCTGGTCGCGGCGGCCGGTTACGACAACGCCACGGGCCTGGGCTCGCCGGCCGACGACTACCTGTCGAAGGTCGGCGCCGTCGCGCCGCTGCAGCCGACCGCGCCGAACGCGCCGGTCGTCAAGCGCATCGCCGGCGCCGACCGCTACGGCACCGCGATCAACGTCTCGCAGGCCTCGTTCCCGAAGGCCGGCTCGGCCTCCGCGGTGGTCCTGGCCACCGGCGAGACCTTCCCCGACGCGCTGGCCGGCGCCCCGCTGGCCAACGAGAAGGGCGGCCCGCTGCTGCTGACGCCGTCCAAGACCGCCGACCCGGCCGTCATCGCCGAGATCCACCGGGTCCTGGCGCCCGGCGGCAAGGTGTACGTCCTGGGCGGCGTGAACGCGGTCTCGGACAAGGTGGTCTCCGCGCTGGGCCTGTCGGCCTCGCAGATCACCCGGGTCTCCGGCCAGGACCGCTTCTCCACCTCGGTGGCGATCGCCGAGCAGATCGGCAACCCGACCGGCAACGTGATCCTGGCGACCGGCGACAACTTCGCCGACGCCCTGACCGCGGCGCCGTACTCGGCGATCTACGGCGGCGGCACGGGCACCCCGGCCGCGATCCTGCTGACCGACGACCGCAAGCTGCCCGCGCAGGTGGCCGGCTACGTCGCCGGTGCGCACTCGGTGGCGGCGGTCGGCGGCCAGGCCGTGGCCGCGGCCGCGCACCTGGACAACCGGGACGCCGGCGCGCAGTTCGTCGGCTGGGACCGCTACGGCACCGCCTCGCTGGTGGCCGGGAAGTTCCAGGCGCCGAAGACCGTCGGCGTGGCCACCGGCGTGCAGTTCGCCGACGCCCTGACCGGCGCGGCGATGCTGGGCGCGGCGCACAGCCCGCTGCTGCTCACCAACCCGGTGAAGCTGCCCGACGGCACGGCCGCGACGCTGCACGGCTTCAGCGCCGCGCTGGCCGGCGGCGCGGTCGAGCTGTTCGGCGGCCCGGTCGCGGTCTCCGACGGGGTCGAGGCGCAGGTCGCCAAGGCGGTCGGCGGGCGCGTCCTGCGGTAG
- a CDS encoding chloride channel protein, whose protein sequence is MPTNPARSVPPQAAPSATSATSATSANTGNSANPAKHPGHAIAHLGDFHVPPRVVVITAVAVPIGVLGALAAYALLKLITLVTNICFYAQFTFHATSPAGTPHRWLIPILPVVGGLVVGLMARYGSEKIRGHGMPEAIEAILVGGSKVQPRVAVLKPLSAAVSIGTGGPFGAEGPIIMTGGALGSLLAQVLHVTTDERKTLLVAGSAAGMAATFNTPLAAVVLAVELLLFEWRPRSLIPVAAAAVTATVVRGPMLGYGPLFGGAHVPSHLAFYDYPLCLVAGGVAGLLAIGATALVYFSEDSFAKLPIHWMWWPAIGGAVVGIGGLIEPHALGVGYDVIDELLTGRATTGLIVGILVVKTLIWGLSLGSGTSGGVLAPMFMVGGALGAAEAMVFPSVSPGFWALVSLAGVLGGVMRSPLTGIVFCLELTHEVNAILPMIITAGTAYLVSVVFLKRSVLTEKLARRGLHLTREYSVDPLEVHLVGGLTAEPATSFPAAQSTGQASAAIRASLPDGDLAVQRLYPVLHSDGELAGVVTRTQLLAADIEDPTPLAQTARPAIAAQPAETLRTVANRMAHHSVTRVVVRAEPHEPPYVLSLRQLLHARRIDHHEESQRERMLGRRRERAEVVDLVDVDAHVGGSAETERV, encoded by the coding sequence GTGCCGACAAACCCCGCTCGTTCTGTCCCGCCCCAAGCCGCCCCCTCTGCGACCTCTGCGACCTCTGCGACCTCTGCGAACACTGGGAACTCTGCGAATCCGGCCAAACATCCGGGCCATGCGATCGCGCACCTCGGGGACTTCCACGTCCCGCCGCGCGTCGTCGTGATCACCGCGGTGGCCGTGCCGATCGGCGTCCTGGGCGCCCTGGCCGCCTACGCGCTGCTCAAGCTGATCACACTGGTGACGAACATCTGCTTCTACGCGCAGTTCACCTTCCACGCGACCAGCCCGGCCGGCACCCCGCACCGCTGGCTGATCCCGATCCTGCCGGTCGTCGGCGGCCTGGTGGTGGGCCTGATGGCGCGCTACGGCAGCGAGAAGATCCGCGGCCACGGCATGCCGGAGGCCATCGAGGCGATCCTGGTCGGCGGCAGCAAGGTCCAGCCGCGCGTAGCGGTGCTCAAGCCGCTGTCCGCGGCGGTGTCGATCGGCACCGGCGGCCCGTTCGGCGCCGAGGGCCCGATCATCATGACCGGCGGCGCGCTGGGCTCGCTGCTGGCGCAGGTCCTGCACGTGACCACCGACGAGCGCAAGACGCTGCTGGTCGCCGGCTCCGCGGCCGGCATGGCGGCGACGTTCAACACCCCGCTGGCCGCGGTGGTTCTCGCGGTGGAGCTGCTGCTGTTCGAATGGCGTCCGCGCTCCCTGATACCGGTGGCGGCCGCCGCGGTGACCGCGACCGTCGTGCGCGGGCCGATGCTGGGCTACGGGCCGCTGTTCGGGGGCGCGCACGTTCCGTCGCACCTGGCGTTCTACGACTACCCGCTCTGTCTGGTCGCGGGGGGCGTGGCCGGGCTGCTGGCGATCGGCGCCACGGCGCTGGTGTACTTCTCCGAGGACTCCTTCGCCAAGCTGCCGATCCACTGGATGTGGTGGCCGGCCATCGGCGGGGCGGTCGTCGGGATCGGCGGCCTGATCGAGCCGCACGCCCTTGGCGTCGGGTACGACGTCATCGACGAGCTGCTCACCGGGCGCGCCACCACCGGCCTGATCGTCGGCATCCTGGTGGTCAAGACCCTGATCTGGGGGCTGTCGCTGGGCTCGGGCACCTCCGGCGGCGTGCTCGCGCCGATGTTCATGGTCGGCGGCGCGCTCGGTGCGGCCGAGGCGATGGTCTTCCCGAGCGTCAGCCCCGGTTTCTGGGCCCTGGTCTCGCTGGCCGGGGTGCTCGGCGGCGTGATGCGCTCGCCGCTGACCGGCATCGTGTTCTGCCTGGAGCTGACCCATGAGGTCAACGCGATCCTGCCGATGATCATCACGGCCGGCACCGCGTACCTGGTCTCGGTGGTCTTCCTGAAGCGCTCGGTGCTCACCGAGAAGCTGGCCCGGCGCGGCCTGCACCTGACCCGCGAGTACTCGGTCGACCCGCTGGAGGTCCACCTGGTCGGCGGACTGACGGCCGAGCCGGCCACGTCGTTCCCGGCCGCGCAGAGCACCGGCCAGGCCAGCGCGGCGATCCGGGCCTCGCTGCCCGACGGCGACCTGGCCGTCCAGCGGCTGTACCCGGTGTTGCACTCGGACGGCGAACTCGCCGGAGTGGTGACACGGACGCAGCTGCTGGCCGCCGACATCGAGGACCCGACGCCGTTGGCCCAGACGGCGCGGCCGGCGATCGCCGCGCAGCCGGCGGAGACGCTGCGGACCGTCGCGAACCGGATGGCGCACCATTCGGTGACGCGGGTGGTGGTCAGGGCCGAACCGCATGAGCCGCCTTATGTGCTGAGCCTGCGGCAGCTGCTGCACGCGCGGCGGATCGACCACCACGAGGAGTCGCAGCGCGAGCGGATGCTGGGACGACGGCGTGAGCGGGCCGAGGTCGTGGACTTGGTGGACGTCGACGCGCATGTCGGCGGATCGGCTGAAACCGAGCGGGTGTAA
- a CDS encoding TetR/AcrR family transcriptional regulator, with translation MRADAAKNVRALTAAAKELFDEQGPDVPLDEVARRAGVGNATLYRYFPTRADLMVGVYADEVADLCMDGAALLMAAAPGQALFAWLNRFVVHVATKRALALAGTEHNGERRTKLFDTWHEAMRTVATDLYDEARRAGTVSPQVSAEELLAMASAAALAGNGPQEARRLLTMMWYGVAGDAAV, from the coding sequence ATGCGTGCCGACGCCGCCAAGAACGTCCGAGCCCTGACTGCCGCAGCGAAGGAGCTGTTCGACGAGCAGGGCCCCGACGTGCCCCTGGACGAGGTGGCCCGCCGTGCCGGCGTCGGCAACGCCACCCTCTACCGCTACTTCCCGACCCGCGCCGACCTGATGGTGGGGGTCTACGCCGACGAGGTCGCCGACCTGTGCATGGACGGCGCCGCACTGCTGATGGCGGCGGCCCCGGGACAAGCGCTGTTCGCCTGGCTGAACAGGTTCGTCGTCCACGTCGCCACCAAGCGCGCCCTGGCCCTGGCCGGCACGGAGCACAACGGCGAGCGCCGCACCAAACTGTTCGACACCTGGCACGAGGCGATGCGCACCGTCGCCACGGACCTGTACGACGAGGCCCGCCGCGCCGGCACGGTGAGCCCGCAGGTGAGCGCCGAAGAATTGCTCGCGATGGCCTCCGCGGCCGCCCTGGCCGGCAACGGGCCCCAAGAGGCGCGGCGGCTGTTGACGATGATGTGGTACGGGGTCGCGGGGGACGCTGCCGTCTGA
- a CDS encoding class I SAM-dependent methyltransferase, with protein sequence MTQRTTDGSAGDADYGAIGTSYSAYRQPEPRIAALIEQALAGARTVVNVGAGAGSYESAAFEVTAVEPSASMRAQRPAHLPAAIDATAESLPFDDDAFDGAMTTFSVHQWSDLKAGLREMRRVAGGPVAVLTCDPDLVRDFWLYDYAPLVLDTEARRYPAIADITETLGGQTEVIPVPIPVDCTDGFNEAYYGRPEMLLDPAARQSCSAWSFVEPAVAEQYTERLRADLESGAWDERYGHLREQPFLNGSLVLVLAR encoded by the coding sequence ATGACACAGCGAACGACCGACGGCAGTGCGGGGGACGCGGACTACGGCGCGATAGGCACCAGCTACTCCGCCTACCGGCAGCCCGAGCCGCGTATCGCGGCCCTGATCGAGCAGGCGCTGGCCGGCGCGCGCACGGTGGTGAACGTCGGCGCCGGGGCGGGGTCGTACGAGTCGGCGGCGTTCGAGGTGACGGCGGTCGAGCCCTCGGCCTCGATGCGTGCGCAGCGGCCGGCGCACCTGCCGGCGGCGATCGACGCGACCGCCGAGAGCCTGCCGTTCGACGACGACGCGTTCGACGGCGCCATGACCACGTTCAGCGTGCACCAGTGGAGCGACCTGAAGGCCGGGCTGCGCGAGATGCGCCGCGTGGCCGGCGGCCCGGTCGCGGTCCTGACCTGCGACCCGGACCTGGTGCGCGACTTCTGGCTGTACGACTACGCGCCGCTGGTCCTGGACACCGAGGCCCGGCGCTACCCGGCCATCGCCGACATCACCGAGACCCTCGGCGGTCAGACCGAGGTCATCCCGGTGCCGATCCCGGTGGACTGCACCGACGGCTTCAACGAGGCGTACTACGGCCGGCCCGAGATGCTGCTGGATCCGGCGGCACGGCAGTCGTGCTCGGCGTGGAGCTTCGTCGAACCGGCGGTCGCCGAGCAGTACACCGAGCGCCTGCGGGCCGATCTGGAGTCGGGGGCCTGGGACGAGCGGTACGGGCACCTGCGGGAGCAGCCGTTCCTGAACGGGTCGCTGGTCCTGGTGCTAGCACGGTAG
- a CDS encoding S41 family peptidase, producing the protein MRKYKTLTTAAVLAGSVATVVATVAVPASAGTSSTSSASGTSSTSGSSGSRLDGVWRTDGYSTIVRITGTTYEYYDTTAISCIRDMSYQDDGSVSTFTPGPGPDRALWHIDANVNARTLIRLPALPAACTRPTPATPIETFDVFWRTFAENYPFFAQRGIDWQRVYDTYRPQVTATTTDAQLRSIFAAMITPLHDAHVGLVADGTRIYSVKPGTQVPGDDLDTRAMTLIQHADLADAATALQTWCQGRVTFATLPGGVGYLRVSGFTGFTSQDTSAANAAAFAGALDQIFTADRTSGDNPDRLHGLILDLRINGGGDDPLGLMLASRLTGQSFFAYAKQTRDDPSLPDHFTPPQPFLVHPSAAPHYDGPLSILAGGSTFSAGESTIQALLNRSPRPLVVGEDTQGVFSDILDRQLPNGWTFGLPDEEYLTPSGRTYDIAGIPPDVRVPTLTAAQFADGTDPAFRVAQIGLRWLQQRSGSIAK; encoded by the coding sequence GTGAGGAAATACAAGACTCTGACAACGGCGGCGGTGCTGGCCGGGTCCGTGGCGACGGTTGTGGCCACGGTTGCCGTCCCGGCCTCGGCCGGCACCTCCAGCACCTCGAGCGCCTCCGGCACCTCCAGCACCTCCGGCAGCTCCGGCAGCCGGCTCGACGGCGTCTGGCGCACCGACGGCTACAGCACCATCGTGCGGATCACCGGCACCACGTACGAGTACTACGACACCACCGCGATCAGCTGCATCCGCGACATGTCGTACCAGGACGACGGCAGCGTCTCGACCTTCACGCCGGGACCGGGCCCGGACCGCGCGCTGTGGCACATCGACGCGAACGTCAACGCACGCACCCTGATTCGCCTGCCCGCCCTACCCGCGGCCTGCACACGGCCGACCCCGGCCACGCCGATCGAGACCTTCGACGTGTTCTGGCGGACGTTCGCGGAGAACTATCCGTTCTTCGCCCAGCGCGGCATCGACTGGCAGCGCGTCTATGACACCTACCGGCCGCAGGTCACCGCGACCACCACCGACGCACAGCTGCGAAGCATCTTCGCCGCCATGATCACGCCGTTGCACGACGCGCACGTCGGCCTGGTCGCCGACGGGACGCGGATCTACTCGGTCAAGCCCGGCACGCAGGTCCCCGGCGACGACCTCGACACCCGGGCGATGACGCTGATCCAACACGCCGACCTGGCCGACGCCGCCACCGCGTTGCAGACGTGGTGCCAGGGCCGCGTCACGTTCGCCACGCTGCCCGGCGGCGTCGGGTACCTGCGCGTGTCGGGGTTCACCGGCTTCACATCGCAGGACACGTCCGCGGCCAACGCGGCCGCCTTCGCCGGCGCGCTCGACCAGATCTTCACCGCCGACCGCACCAGCGGCGACAACCCGGACCGGCTGCACGGCCTGATCCTGGACCTGCGGATCAACGGCGGCGGGGACGACCCGCTCGGCCTGATGCTGGCCTCGCGCCTGACCGGGCAGAGCTTCTTCGCGTACGCCAAGCAGACGCGCGACGATCCGAGCCTGCCGGACCACTTCACGCCTCCGCAGCCGTTCCTGGTGCACCCTTCGGCGGCTCCGCACTACGACGGGCCGCTGTCGATCCTGGCCGGCGGCTCCACGTTCAGCGCCGGCGAGTCGACCATCCAGGCGCTGCTCAACCGCTCGCCGCGCCCGCTCGTGGTCGGAGAGGACACGCAGGGGGTGTTCTCGGACATCCTGGACCGGCAACTGCCCAACGGCTGGACGTTCGGGCTGCCGGACGAGGAGTACCTGACGCCGTCGGGCCGGACCTATGACATCGCCGGAATCCCGCCGGATGTCAGGGTGCCGACGCTGACGGCCGCGCAGTTCGCCGACGGGACGGATCCGGCTTTCCGCGTGGCTCAAATCGGGCTGAGGTGGTTGCAGCAGCGCAGCGGATCCATTGCGAAGTAG
- a CDS encoding nuclear transport factor 2 family protein, giving the protein MTLSWDDHIAINELIALHGHLCDRGELDRLGEVFTDDVAYDITDFGFGVLRGLAANRDAALALGDRNPVGHHVTNVILTEQDSDRILARSKGIGVMADGTCGSVTYDDTVLRLEAGWRISERIVRARRVPLGA; this is encoded by the coding sequence ATGACCCTCTCCTGGGACGACCACATCGCCATCAATGAACTGATAGCGCTACACGGCCACCTCTGCGACCGCGGCGAGCTCGACCGCCTCGGCGAGGTCTTCACCGACGACGTCGCCTACGACATCACCGACTTCGGCTTCGGCGTCCTACGCGGCCTGGCCGCCAACCGCGACGCGGCCCTCGCCCTCGGCGACCGGAACCCGGTCGGACACCACGTCACGAACGTCATCCTGACCGAGCAAGACTCCGACCGGATCCTGGCACGCTCCAAGGGCATCGGCGTCATGGCCGACGGCACATGCGGCAGCGTGACCTACGACGACACCGTGCTACGGCTGGAAGCGGGATGGCGTATCAGCGAACGGATCGTACGCGCGCGGCGGGTCCCATTGGGCGCCTGA
- a CDS encoding tellurite resistance/C4-dicarboxylate transporter family protein, translated as MATSIVSTGLRAVGAQVLSAVLFALAAIGWLALGDDFARRLARERHRWTAESHTPAALTAVASTTVLGVRVSLQGWQPPAVVLLIVAAVLWPPLLWIVVRHLRPNMQGAVFLVCVATQGLVTLAATLAAALPAHWLLVPALVLFVLGLVLYVDAMRHFDFTAVRNGAGDHWVAGGALAISALACAKLLAGGSTSGGWTWAASVHDTLRVIALILLALAWCWYAVLVVAEIRWPRPRYDVRRWATVFPMGMTAVATIEVAKATGWKWLTDPGHVLVWIGAAAWLLTFVGFNRQAAKRVFHGEPK; from the coding sequence ATGGCCACCTCCATCGTCTCGACCGGTCTGCGGGCGGTCGGCGCGCAGGTCTTGTCGGCGGTGCTCTTCGCGCTGGCCGCGATCGGCTGGCTCGCTCTCGGCGACGACTTCGCCCGGCGGCTGGCCCGGGAGCGACACCGCTGGACCGCCGAGTCGCACACCCCGGCCGCCCTCACCGCCGTCGCCTCGACCACGGTGCTGGGCGTCCGGGTGAGCCTGCAGGGCTGGCAGCCGCCGGCGGTGGTACTGCTCATCGTCGCGGCGGTGCTGTGGCCGCCGCTGCTGTGGATCGTCGTGCGCCATCTGCGGCCGAACATGCAGGGCGCGGTGTTCCTGGTCTGCGTCGCGACCCAGGGTTTGGTGACGCTGGCCGCCACGCTCGCCGCGGCACTCCCGGCGCACTGGCTACTGGTGCCCGCGTTGGTCCTGTTCGTCCTCGGGCTGGTGCTCTACGTCGACGCGATGCGCCATTTCGACTTCACCGCCGTCCGCAACGGCGCCGGAGATCACTGGGTCGCCGGGGGCGCGCTGGCCATTTCGGCGCTGGCGTGCGCGAAGCTCCTCGCGGGCGGGAGCACGTCCGGGGGTTGGACCTGGGCCGCCTCGGTCCACGACACGCTGCGCGTGATCGCCCTCATCCTGCTCGCCCTGGCCTGGTGCTGGTACGCCGTCCTCGTCGTCGCCGAGATCCGGTGGCCTCGGCCCCGGTACGACGTCCGGCGCTGGGCCACGGTCTTCCCCATGGGAATGACGGCCGTGGCCACCATCGAGGTCGCCAAGGCCACCGGCTGGAAGTGGCTCACCGATCCAGGCCACGTGCTGGTCTGGATCGGCGCCGCGGCCTGGCTGCTGACGTTCGTGGGCTTCAACAGGCAGGCCGCCAAGCGGGTGTTCCACGGCGAGCCGAAGTAG